In the Thermomicrobiales bacterium genome, GGGGCGGCTCTTGATAATGACACGATGGTCCGGATCGGCGTTATCACGAGTGTCGTGCTTCCGAGTGACTCGATGTGGCGGCTCGCTTCGGATGTCGTCCAGCCGCCGTCTGCGGTCGACCTCCTCGGCCCGACCCCGTTCGGCACGATCTCACCGCCGTCCGAGTTCGCCGTGCGCTATGCCGTCGCCTACTGCGTGATCCTTGTCGCTGTGTCGGCGATCACCTTCAACCGGCGTGATATCTGATCTGACGAAGTCGCTTGCTCGTTCGCGTAGAATCGACGATGGCGTGACATACGAGCAGGAGGCAATAGTGTCGGCAGTCGATGGACTTCAGGTCATACAGGTTCCAGCCGGGCCAATCGCGACGAACGCATGGGTCGTGATCGATAAGGCCAGCAGCACCGCGTTCATCATCGACGCGCCGCCAGACGCGGCGTCGCCAATCGACACGGTTCTGTCAGAGGCCGGCGCAACTCCGGTCATGCTCGTCCTGACGCACACCCATTGGGACCACATCGGCGACGCGGAGGCGATCCGTGTTCGTTACAACATCCCGCTCGTCGTTCATCCGCTCGACCGCGGACGCCTCGATGCGCCGAGCAATACGCCGGTGCCAATTCCGCCGGCCCAGGTCGACCGCGAGCTGGCTGAGGGTGATGAGCTGGCACTGGGAGACTACCGATTCGTCGTCATGCACACTCCCGGGCATAGCCCCGGACAGATCTCGCTCTACCTCGCCGAGGCGAACCTGCTCTTCGGTGGCGACACGCTCTTCCCGAATGGCTACGGTCGCACAGATATCCCCGGCGCGAGCGAGGATGACACCATCGCGACGATCCGGCGACTGCTGGAGCTGCCAGACGCGGTGACGGTTCTCTCTGGCCACGGCGAGCCAACGACGATCGGCCGCGAGCGCCGCTGGATGCAGCATGTCGCGACGACCAACCGGCTACTCGGTTAGCGGCGACCGACGATGGAGATTACCTTCCTCGGAACCGGGACGAGCAACGGAGTGCCGGTCATTGGCTGCCAGTGCGAGGTCTGCCGCTCGACCGATCCACGAGACAAGCGCACACGCTCGTCAGCGATTGTGCGCGTCGACGGTCAGACGGTTCTGATCGACACGACTCCGGAATTGCG is a window encoding:
- a CDS encoding MBL fold metallo-hydrolase — protein: MTYEQEAIVSAVDGLQVIQVPAGPIATNAWVVIDKASSTAFIIDAPPDAASPIDTVLSEAGATPVMLVLTHTHWDHIGDAEAIRVRYNIPLVVHPLDRGRLDAPSNTPVPIPPAQVDRELAEGDELALGDYRFVVMHTPGHSPGQISLYLAEANLLFGGDTLFPNGYGRTDIPGASEDDTIATIRRLLELPDAVTVLSGHGEPTTIGRERRWMQHVATTNRLLG